The following are encoded in a window of Nocardia sp. BMG111209 genomic DNA:
- the gnd gene encoding phosphogluconate dehydrogenase (NAD(+)-dependent, decarboxylating), with translation MQLGMIGLGRMGANIVRRIVKDGHNAVGYARREDQIAEFAAELGDGFRGATDYQGFVALLEKPRIVWVMIPAGATGAVIDQVAELLEPGDIIIDGGNSRYHEDIRRAEELQPKGIHYLDIGTSGGVWGLERGYCLMVGGEADTVRHIEPLLRSIAPGVGAAERTPGRTGDPSPAEQGYLHCGPAGAGHFVKMVHNGIEYGAMQAYAEGMNILHKAGIGKVLSDKHSAEETPLDHPEHYRYDIDVPEVTELWRRGSVVASWLLDLTAEALHADPSLESFGGRVSDSGEGRWTLHAAVDEGVPVPVLSAALYQRFSSRGESLYADKVLSAMRKAFGGHNELPSG, from the coding sequence ATGCAGCTGGGAATGATCGGGCTCGGACGAATGGGCGCGAACATCGTGCGCCGCATCGTGAAGGACGGGCACAACGCCGTCGGCTACGCCCGTCGCGAGGACCAGATCGCGGAGTTCGCGGCGGAACTCGGCGACGGCTTCCGGGGCGCGACCGACTACCAGGGATTCGTCGCACTGCTGGAGAAACCGCGCATCGTGTGGGTGATGATCCCCGCGGGTGCGACCGGCGCCGTGATCGACCAGGTCGCGGAGTTGCTGGAGCCCGGCGACATCATCATCGACGGCGGCAACAGCCGGTACCATGAGGACATCCGCCGCGCGGAAGAGTTGCAGCCCAAGGGCATTCACTACCTGGACATCGGCACCTCCGGCGGCGTGTGGGGCCTGGAACGCGGCTACTGCCTGATGGTCGGCGGCGAGGCCGACACCGTGCGGCACATCGAACCGCTGCTGCGGTCGATCGCCCCCGGCGTCGGCGCCGCGGAGCGCACCCCCGGCCGCACCGGCGATCCGTCCCCCGCCGAGCAGGGCTATCTGCACTGCGGTCCCGCGGGTGCCGGACACTTCGTCAAGATGGTGCACAACGGCATCGAGTACGGGGCGATGCAGGCCTATGCCGAGGGGATGAACATCCTGCACAAGGCCGGTATCGGAAAGGTGCTGTCCGACAAGCACTCCGCGGAGGAGACGCCGCTGGATCATCCGGAGCACTACCGGTACGACATCGACGTCCCCGAGGTCACCGAACTGTGGCGGCGCGGCTCGGTGGTCGCATCCTGGTTGCTCGACCTGACCGCGGAGGCGCTGCACGCCGATCCGTCCCTGGAATCCTTCGGCGGCCGCGTCTCCGACTCCGGTGAGGGCCGCTGGACCCTCCACGCCGCCGTCGACGAGGGCGTCCCCGTCCCCGTCCTGTCCGCCGCCCTCTACCAGCGCTTCTCCTCGCGCGGCGAATCCCTGTACGCCGACAAGGTGCTCTCCGCGATGCGCAAGGCCTTCGGCGGGCACAACGAGCTGCCCTCCGGATAA
- a CDS encoding damage-control phosphatase ARMT1 family protein yields the protein MGDHRSGTDEQWDDTAPVILAGTPGTFARSVFHDRHPTLIERVLEAHPYGAPERTALRELLAETLHGTVRPLRTAAADAPSWDRWGAPWWGRPWGELPFLWAESYFYRRLLEAVGYFRPGVWQGIDPFGPTKDAELAGAEVTAELAALDELASAAGPVQRDALLMSALWGNQADLGFRLVAGSTGRSDGLLADDREELWAALAAAPAGRLHLIADNAGRELLPDLALLDHLLVTGTVATATLWLKPQPYFTSDATMTDLLGALRRLRAAGAGTAAGQLGDRLWQASGTGALSVRTHEFFCAPAGFDEMPDDLRAAFDGAALTVCKGDLNYRRLVGDRYLPPTTPFAARAGYFPTPVAALRTLKSDVITGLTADRVAALDATGRPWRSNGEHALIQCAR from the coding sequence GTGGGTGATCACCGGAGCGGGACCGACGAGCAATGGGACGACACGGCGCCGGTGATCCTGGCCGGGACGCCGGGAACCTTCGCGCGCAGCGTATTCCACGATCGGCACCCCACGCTGATCGAGCGGGTGCTCGAGGCGCATCCGTACGGTGCGCCGGAGCGGACGGCCCTGCGCGAGCTGCTCGCGGAGACGCTGCACGGCACCGTGCGGCCGTTGCGGACCGCGGCCGCCGACGCGCCCTCGTGGGATCGGTGGGGTGCGCCGTGGTGGGGGCGGCCGTGGGGTGAGCTGCCGTTCCTGTGGGCCGAGAGCTATTTCTATCGGCGGTTGCTGGAGGCGGTGGGCTATTTCCGGCCCGGGGTCTGGCAGGGGATCGACCCGTTCGGGCCCACCAAGGACGCGGAACTCGCCGGCGCCGAGGTCACGGCCGAACTCGCGGCGCTGGACGAACTGGCCTCGGCCGCCGGACCGGTGCAACGGGACGCGCTGCTGATGTCGGCGCTCTGGGGTAATCAGGCCGATCTGGGATTCCGGCTGGTCGCCGGGTCGACGGGACGATCGGACGGGCTCCTGGCCGACGATCGGGAGGAGTTGTGGGCGGCGCTCGCCGCGGCGCCGGCGGGCCGGTTGCACCTGATCGCCGACAACGCGGGACGGGAGCTGCTGCCGGATCTCGCCCTGCTGGACCATCTCCTGGTCACCGGGACCGTCGCGACCGCGACCCTCTGGCTGAAGCCGCAACCGTATTTCACCTCCGACGCCACCATGACCGATCTGCTCGGCGCGCTGCGGCGGTTGCGTGCGGCCGGGGCCGGCACCGCGGCCGGGCAACTGGGCGATCGGCTGTGGCAGGCGTCGGGCACCGGCGCACTGTCGGTGCGCACACACGAATTCTTCTGTGCCCCGGCGGGTTTCGACGAGATGCCGGACGATCTGCGGGCCGCGTTCGACGGCGCCGCGCTCACCGTGTGCAAGGGTGACCTGAACTACCGGCGGCTGGTCGGTGACCGATATCTGCCGCCGACCACTCCGTTCGCGGCGCGCGCCGGGTATTTCCCGACGCCGGTGGCGGCGCTGCGCACGCTGAAATCGGACGTGATCACCGGCCTGACCGCCGACCGCGTCGCCGCGCTGGACGCCACCGGCCGGCCGTGGCGCAGCAACGGCGAGCACGCCCTGATCCAGTGCGCCCGTTGA